One genomic region from Manis pentadactyla isolate mManPen7 chromosome 12, mManPen7.hap1, whole genome shotgun sequence encodes:
- the LOC118920467 gene encoding uncharacterized protein LOC118920467 has product MLPVWGPDTCRGGFAMISSGCFCKEMILADMVTRLSEELRKGKTEKNTYDLSKLPTCGSVKTPKREEAEMILADMVTRLSEELRKGKTEKNTYDLSKLPTCGSVKTPKREEAEMILADMVTRLSEELRKGKMEKNTCDLSKLPTFGSVKTPKREEAEMILADMVTRLSEELRKEKAEKNTCDLSKLPTFGSVKTPKRVEADTNLNEMETHLSKLQRKGTTEENDSGRLSKQPSCISVKEPKQKESLYLTNCRFVFAEMVNRLCEELIKGKMEANTCDLKELPPFTYSKELIENPDLYQDMTFSRMILTDMHTRLSEALRKKKTGENTCDWAKLPTFSSVKTTKHSKDLTLCGKNLNEIETHLSKEQRKRKREENTSGNSSEPSFTCVKKAKRDDCKDLCSMILTEIENHEDAWPFRLPVNLNFVPGYTKVIKKPMDFSTIREKLISGQYPNLETFAVDIRLVFDNCEAFNQDDSDTGRAGHSMRTYFEKKWTDTLKVSRSYNNLFFPFQ; this is encoded by the exons gatgATCCTTGCCGACATGGTAACTCGCCTCAGCGaagagttgagaaaaggaaaaacagagaaaaacacttACGACTTGTCCAAACTACCAACTTGTGGTTCTGTTAAGACACCGAAAAGAGAGGAGGCTGA gatgATCCTTGCCGACATGGTAACTCGCCTCAGCGaagagttgagaaaaggaaaaacagagaaaaacacttACGACTTGTCCAAACTACCAACTTGTGGTTCTGTTAAGACACCGAAAAGAGAGGAGGCTGA gATGATCCTTGCTGACATGGTAACTCGCCTCAGCGaagagttgagaaaaggaaaaatggagaaaaacactTGTGACTTGTCCAAACTACCAACTTTTGGTTCTGTTAAGACACCGAAAAGAGAGGAGGCTGA gatgATCCTTGCCGACATGGTAACTCGCCTCAGTGAAGagttgagaaaagaaaaagcgGAGAAAAACACTTGTGACTTGTCCAAACTACCAACTTTTGGTTCCGTTAAGACACCGAAACGAGTAGAGGCTGA tacgaaccttaatgaaatggaaactcatctaagCAAAttgcagagaaaaggaacaacagaggaAAATGATTCAGGTCGCTTGTCAAAACAACCCAGTTGTATCTCTGTTAAGGAACCGAAACAAAAGGAGTCTCTGTACCTGACTAATTgccg tttcgtCTTTGCTGAAATGGTAAATCGCCTTTGTGAAGAGttgataaaaggaaaaatggaggcAAACACTTGTGACTTGAAAGAACTACCACCTTTTACTTATTCTAAGGAACTGATAGAGAACCCGGACCTCTACCAGGACATGACTTTTTCccg gatgATCCTCACTGATATGCATACTCGCCTCAGCGAAgcgttgagaaaaaaaaaaacaggggaaAACACTTGTGACTGGGCCAAACTACCAACTTTTAGTTCCGTTAAGACAACGAAACACTCTAAGGACCTGACTCTTTGcgg taagaaccttaatgaaatagaaactcatctcagcaaagagcagagaaaaagaaaaagggaggaaaacaCTTCTGGTAACTCATCAGAACCAAGTTTTACTTGTGTTAAGAAAGCAAAACGAGATGACTGTAAGGACCTGTGCAG tatgaTCCTTACCGAAATAGAAAATCATGAGGATGCATGGCCTTTTCGTCTTCCTGTAAACTTGAACTTTGTTCCTGGTTATACCAAAGTTATTAAGAAGCCTATGGATTTTTCCACAATTAGAGAGAAATTAATTAGTGGACA GTATCCAAACCTGGAAACCTTTGCTGTCGATATCAGGCTTGTTTTTGACAACTGTGAAGCATTTAATCAAGATGATTCTGATACAGGCAGAGCTGGCCACAGTATGAGGACGTATTTTGAGAAAAAGTGGACAGATACTCTCAAAGTGAGCCGAAGCTACAAtaatctcttttttccttttcaataa